One Theropithecus gelada isolate Dixy chromosome 17, Tgel_1.0, whole genome shotgun sequence genomic region harbors:
- the CCNA1 gene encoding cyclin-A1 isoform X2: METPHCRDCTWGHPAASRPPPGRKRRCVSRPRARRALGPAWAGRRSLRSPEGPASLSRARVLRSGSRRRRYRGVVSGCWENGSQKQSLPKPGPSWGGRVRPPRPGARTRGYVCRLRPPAPPGPGGDAQLELEGRRPLVPQGPERPGVAARPPGATQQRVESEAMHCSNPKNGVVLATVARGPRGPDACQILTRAPLGQDPPQRTVLGLLTENGQYRRTCGQGITRIRCYSGSENAFPPAGKKALPDCGVQEPPKQGFDIYMDELEQRDGDSCSGREGMAFEDVYEVDTSTLKSDLHFLLDFNTVSPMLVDSSLLSQSEEISSLGTDVTNVTEYAEEIYQYLREAEIRHRPKAHYMKKQPDITEDMRTILVDWLVEVGEEYKLRAETLYLAVNFLDRFLSCMSVLRGKLQLVGTAAILLASKYEEIYPPEVDEFVYITDDTYTKRQLLKMEHLLLKVLAFDLTVPTTNQFLLQYLRRQGVCVRTENLAKYVAELSLLEADPFLKYLPSLIAAAAFCLANYTVNKHFWPETLAAFTGYSLSEIVPCLSELHKAYLDIPHRPQQAIREKYKASKYLRVSLMEPPSVLLLQ, from the exons ATGGAGACGCCACACTGCCGCGACTGCACGTGGGGCCACCCCGCCGCGTCCCGGCCGCCGCCCGGCAGGAAGCGTAGGTGTGTGAGCCGACCGAGAGCGCGCCGCGCCCTCGGGCCAGCGTGGGCAGGGCGCCGCAGCCTGCGCAGCCCCGAGGGCCCCGCGTCGCTCTCCCGAGCCAGGGTTCTCAGGAGCGGGTCGCGCAGGAGACGTTACAGGGGGGTTGTTAGCGGCTGTTGGGAGAACGGGTCACAGAAACAGTCCCTTCCAAAGCCGGGGCCATCGTGGGGTGGGCGAGTCCGCCCTCCCAGGCCGGGGGCGCGGACCAGAGGGTACGTGTGCAGACTGCGGCCGCCGGCCCCACCTGGCCCGGGCGGAGAcgcacagctggagctggagggcCGTCGCCCGTTAGTCCCGCAGGGGCCTGAACGCCCTGGGGTCGCGGCGCGTCCACCCGGAGCGACTCAG CAGCGCGTGGAGTCTGAGGCAATGCACTGCAGCAACCCCAAGAATGGAGTTGTGCTGGCTACAGTGGCCCGAGGTCCCAGAGGTCCCGATGCTTGTCAGATACTCACCAGAGCCCCGCTGGGCCAGGATCCCCCGCAGAGGACAGTGCTAGGGCTGCTAACTGAAAATGGACAGTACAGGAGGACCTGTGGCCAG GGGATCACAAGAATCAGGTGTTATTCTGGATCAGAAAATGCCTTCCCTCCAGCTGGAAAGAAAGCGCTCCCTGACTGTGGGGTCCAAGAGCCCCCCAAGCAAGGGTTCGACATCTACATGGATGAACTAGAGCAGAGGGACGGAGACAGCTGTTCGGGCAGAGAGGGGATGGCGTTTGAGGATGTGTATGAAGTAGACACCAGCACACTCAAGTCAGACCTGCACTTCCTGCTGGATTTCAACACAG TTTCTCCTATGCTGGTAGATTCATCTCTGCTCTCCCAGTCTGAAGAGATATCCAGTCTTGGCACAGATGTGACAAATGTGACTGAATATGCTGAAGAAATTTATCAGTACCTTAGGGAAGCTGAA ATAAGGCACAGACCCAAAGCACACTACATGAAGAAGCAGCCGGACATCACGGAAGACATGCGCACGATTCTGGTGGACTGGCTGGTGGAGGTTGGGGAAGAATATAAGCTTCGAGCAGAGACCCTGTATCTGGCTGTCAACTTCCTGGACAGGTTCCTTTCATGTATGTCTGTTCTGAGAGGGAAATTGCAGCTCGTGGGAACAGCAGCTATTCTTTTGGCTTC GAAATATGAAGAGATATATCCTCCTGAAGTAGACGAGTTTGTCTATATCACTGATGATACATACACAAAACGACAACTGTTAAAAATGGAACACTTGCTTCTGAAAGTTCTAGCTTTTGATCTGACAGTGCCAACCACCAACCAATTTCTCCTTCAGTACTTGAGGCGACAAGGAGTGTGCGTCAGGACTGAGAACCTGGCTAAG TATGTAGCAGAGCTGAGTCTACTTGAAGCAGACCCATTCTTGAAATATCTTCCTTCATTGATAGCTGCAGCAGCTTTTTGCCTGGCAAACTACACTGTGAACAAGCACTTTTGG CCGGAAACCCTTGCTGCATTTACAGGGTATTCATTAAGTGAAATTGTGCCTTGCCTGAGTGAGCTTCATAAAGCGTACCTTGATATACCCCATCGACCTCAGCAAGCAATTAGGGAGAAGTACAAGGCTTCAAA GTACCTGCGTGTGTCCCTCATGGAGCCACCTTCAGTTCTTCTTCTACAATAA
- the CCNA1 gene encoding cyclin-A1 isoform X1, with the protein METPHCRDCTWGHPAASRPPPGRKRRCVSRPRARRALGPAWAGRRSLRSPEGPASLSRARVLRSGSRRRRYRGVVSGCWENGSQKQSLPKPGPSWGGRVRPPRPGARTRGYVCRLRPPAPPGPGGDAQLELEGRRPLVPQGPERPGVAARPPGATQQQRVESEAMHCSNPKNGVVLATVARGPRGPDACQILTRAPLGQDPPQRTVLGLLTENGQYRRTCGQGITRIRCYSGSENAFPPAGKKALPDCGVQEPPKQGFDIYMDELEQRDGDSCSGREGMAFEDVYEVDTSTLKSDLHFLLDFNTVSPMLVDSSLLSQSEEISSLGTDVTNVTEYAEEIYQYLREAEIRHRPKAHYMKKQPDITEDMRTILVDWLVEVGEEYKLRAETLYLAVNFLDRFLSCMSVLRGKLQLVGTAAILLASKYEEIYPPEVDEFVYITDDTYTKRQLLKMEHLLLKVLAFDLTVPTTNQFLLQYLRRQGVCVRTENLAKYVAELSLLEADPFLKYLPSLIAAAAFCLANYTVNKHFWPETLAAFTGYSLSEIVPCLSELHKAYLDIPHRPQQAIREKYKASKYLRVSLMEPPSVLLLQ; encoded by the exons ATGGAGACGCCACACTGCCGCGACTGCACGTGGGGCCACCCCGCCGCGTCCCGGCCGCCGCCCGGCAGGAAGCGTAGGTGTGTGAGCCGACCGAGAGCGCGCCGCGCCCTCGGGCCAGCGTGGGCAGGGCGCCGCAGCCTGCGCAGCCCCGAGGGCCCCGCGTCGCTCTCCCGAGCCAGGGTTCTCAGGAGCGGGTCGCGCAGGAGACGTTACAGGGGGGTTGTTAGCGGCTGTTGGGAGAACGGGTCACAGAAACAGTCCCTTCCAAAGCCGGGGCCATCGTGGGGTGGGCGAGTCCGCCCTCCCAGGCCGGGGGCGCGGACCAGAGGGTACGTGTGCAGACTGCGGCCGCCGGCCCCACCTGGCCCGGGCGGAGAcgcacagctggagctggagggcCGTCGCCCGTTAGTCCCGCAGGGGCCTGAACGCCCTGGGGTCGCGGCGCGTCCACCCGGAGCGACTCAG CAGCAGCGCGTGGAGTCTGAGGCAATGCACTGCAGCAACCCCAAGAATGGAGTTGTGCTGGCTACAGTGGCCCGAGGTCCCAGAGGTCCCGATGCTTGTCAGATACTCACCAGAGCCCCGCTGGGCCAGGATCCCCCGCAGAGGACAGTGCTAGGGCTGCTAACTGAAAATGGACAGTACAGGAGGACCTGTGGCCAG GGGATCACAAGAATCAGGTGTTATTCTGGATCAGAAAATGCCTTCCCTCCAGCTGGAAAGAAAGCGCTCCCTGACTGTGGGGTCCAAGAGCCCCCCAAGCAAGGGTTCGACATCTACATGGATGAACTAGAGCAGAGGGACGGAGACAGCTGTTCGGGCAGAGAGGGGATGGCGTTTGAGGATGTGTATGAAGTAGACACCAGCACACTCAAGTCAGACCTGCACTTCCTGCTGGATTTCAACACAG TTTCTCCTATGCTGGTAGATTCATCTCTGCTCTCCCAGTCTGAAGAGATATCCAGTCTTGGCACAGATGTGACAAATGTGACTGAATATGCTGAAGAAATTTATCAGTACCTTAGGGAAGCTGAA ATAAGGCACAGACCCAAAGCACACTACATGAAGAAGCAGCCGGACATCACGGAAGACATGCGCACGATTCTGGTGGACTGGCTGGTGGAGGTTGGGGAAGAATATAAGCTTCGAGCAGAGACCCTGTATCTGGCTGTCAACTTCCTGGACAGGTTCCTTTCATGTATGTCTGTTCTGAGAGGGAAATTGCAGCTCGTGGGAACAGCAGCTATTCTTTTGGCTTC GAAATATGAAGAGATATATCCTCCTGAAGTAGACGAGTTTGTCTATATCACTGATGATACATACACAAAACGACAACTGTTAAAAATGGAACACTTGCTTCTGAAAGTTCTAGCTTTTGATCTGACAGTGCCAACCACCAACCAATTTCTCCTTCAGTACTTGAGGCGACAAGGAGTGTGCGTCAGGACTGAGAACCTGGCTAAG TATGTAGCAGAGCTGAGTCTACTTGAAGCAGACCCATTCTTGAAATATCTTCCTTCATTGATAGCTGCAGCAGCTTTTTGCCTGGCAAACTACACTGTGAACAAGCACTTTTGG CCGGAAACCCTTGCTGCATTTACAGGGTATTCATTAAGTGAAATTGTGCCTTGCCTGAGTGAGCTTCATAAAGCGTACCTTGATATACCCCATCGACCTCAGCAAGCAATTAGGGAGAAGTACAAGGCTTCAAA GTACCTGCGTGTGTCCCTCATGGAGCCACCTTCAGTTCTTCTTCTACAATAA
- the CCNA1 gene encoding cyclin-A1 isoform X3: METRFPAVMYPGSFIGGWADEYLCWERQGLPDFNFQQQRVESEAMHCSNPKNGVVLATVARGPRGPDACQILTRAPLGQDPPQRTVLGLLTENGQYRRTCGQGITRIRCYSGSENAFPPAGKKALPDCGVQEPPKQGFDIYMDELEQRDGDSCSGREGMAFEDVYEVDTSTLKSDLHFLLDFNTVSPMLVDSSLLSQSEEISSLGTDVTNVTEYAEEIYQYLREAEIRHRPKAHYMKKQPDITEDMRTILVDWLVEVGEEYKLRAETLYLAVNFLDRFLSCMSVLRGKLQLVGTAAILLASKYEEIYPPEVDEFVYITDDTYTKRQLLKMEHLLLKVLAFDLTVPTTNQFLLQYLRRQGVCVRTENLAKYVAELSLLEADPFLKYLPSLIAAAAFCLANYTVNKHFWPETLAAFTGYSLSEIVPCLSELHKAYLDIPHRPQQAIREKYKASKYLRVSLMEPPSVLLLQ, from the exons ATGGAGACCCGCTTTCCCGCAGTCATGTACCCTGGATCTTTTATTGGGGGCTGGGCAGATGAGTATCTCTGCTGGGAAAGACAGGGGCTCCCAGATTTCAACTTCCAG CAGCAGCGCGTGGAGTCTGAGGCAATGCACTGCAGCAACCCCAAGAATGGAGTTGTGCTGGCTACAGTGGCCCGAGGTCCCAGAGGTCCCGATGCTTGTCAGATACTCACCAGAGCCCCGCTGGGCCAGGATCCCCCGCAGAGGACAGTGCTAGGGCTGCTAACTGAAAATGGACAGTACAGGAGGACCTGTGGCCAG GGGATCACAAGAATCAGGTGTTATTCTGGATCAGAAAATGCCTTCCCTCCAGCTGGAAAGAAAGCGCTCCCTGACTGTGGGGTCCAAGAGCCCCCCAAGCAAGGGTTCGACATCTACATGGATGAACTAGAGCAGAGGGACGGAGACAGCTGTTCGGGCAGAGAGGGGATGGCGTTTGAGGATGTGTATGAAGTAGACACCAGCACACTCAAGTCAGACCTGCACTTCCTGCTGGATTTCAACACAG TTTCTCCTATGCTGGTAGATTCATCTCTGCTCTCCCAGTCTGAAGAGATATCCAGTCTTGGCACAGATGTGACAAATGTGACTGAATATGCTGAAGAAATTTATCAGTACCTTAGGGAAGCTGAA ATAAGGCACAGACCCAAAGCACACTACATGAAGAAGCAGCCGGACATCACGGAAGACATGCGCACGATTCTGGTGGACTGGCTGGTGGAGGTTGGGGAAGAATATAAGCTTCGAGCAGAGACCCTGTATCTGGCTGTCAACTTCCTGGACAGGTTCCTTTCATGTATGTCTGTTCTGAGAGGGAAATTGCAGCTCGTGGGAACAGCAGCTATTCTTTTGGCTTC GAAATATGAAGAGATATATCCTCCTGAAGTAGACGAGTTTGTCTATATCACTGATGATACATACACAAAACGACAACTGTTAAAAATGGAACACTTGCTTCTGAAAGTTCTAGCTTTTGATCTGACAGTGCCAACCACCAACCAATTTCTCCTTCAGTACTTGAGGCGACAAGGAGTGTGCGTCAGGACTGAGAACCTGGCTAAG TATGTAGCAGAGCTGAGTCTACTTGAAGCAGACCCATTCTTGAAATATCTTCCTTCATTGATAGCTGCAGCAGCTTTTTGCCTGGCAAACTACACTGTGAACAAGCACTTTTGG CCGGAAACCCTTGCTGCATTTACAGGGTATTCATTAAGTGAAATTGTGCCTTGCCTGAGTGAGCTTCATAAAGCGTACCTTGATATACCCCATCGACCTCAGCAAGCAATTAGGGAGAAGTACAAGGCTTCAAA GTACCTGCGTGTGTCCCTCATGGAGCCACCTTCAGTTCTTCTTCTACAATAA
- the CCNA1 gene encoding cyclin-A1 isoform X4 — METRFPAVMYPGSFIGGWADEYLCWERQGLPDFNFQQRVESEAMHCSNPKNGVVLATVARGPRGPDACQILTRAPLGQDPPQRTVLGLLTENGQYRRTCGQGITRIRCYSGSENAFPPAGKKALPDCGVQEPPKQGFDIYMDELEQRDGDSCSGREGMAFEDVYEVDTSTLKSDLHFLLDFNTVSPMLVDSSLLSQSEEISSLGTDVTNVTEYAEEIYQYLREAEIRHRPKAHYMKKQPDITEDMRTILVDWLVEVGEEYKLRAETLYLAVNFLDRFLSCMSVLRGKLQLVGTAAILLASKYEEIYPPEVDEFVYITDDTYTKRQLLKMEHLLLKVLAFDLTVPTTNQFLLQYLRRQGVCVRTENLAKYVAELSLLEADPFLKYLPSLIAAAAFCLANYTVNKHFWPETLAAFTGYSLSEIVPCLSELHKAYLDIPHRPQQAIREKYKASKYLRVSLMEPPSVLLLQ, encoded by the exons ATGGAGACCCGCTTTCCCGCAGTCATGTACCCTGGATCTTTTATTGGGGGCTGGGCAGATGAGTATCTCTGCTGGGAAAGACAGGGGCTCCCAGATTTCAACTTCCAG CAGCGCGTGGAGTCTGAGGCAATGCACTGCAGCAACCCCAAGAATGGAGTTGTGCTGGCTACAGTGGCCCGAGGTCCCAGAGGTCCCGATGCTTGTCAGATACTCACCAGAGCCCCGCTGGGCCAGGATCCCCCGCAGAGGACAGTGCTAGGGCTGCTAACTGAAAATGGACAGTACAGGAGGACCTGTGGCCAG GGGATCACAAGAATCAGGTGTTATTCTGGATCAGAAAATGCCTTCCCTCCAGCTGGAAAGAAAGCGCTCCCTGACTGTGGGGTCCAAGAGCCCCCCAAGCAAGGGTTCGACATCTACATGGATGAACTAGAGCAGAGGGACGGAGACAGCTGTTCGGGCAGAGAGGGGATGGCGTTTGAGGATGTGTATGAAGTAGACACCAGCACACTCAAGTCAGACCTGCACTTCCTGCTGGATTTCAACACAG TTTCTCCTATGCTGGTAGATTCATCTCTGCTCTCCCAGTCTGAAGAGATATCCAGTCTTGGCACAGATGTGACAAATGTGACTGAATATGCTGAAGAAATTTATCAGTACCTTAGGGAAGCTGAA ATAAGGCACAGACCCAAAGCACACTACATGAAGAAGCAGCCGGACATCACGGAAGACATGCGCACGATTCTGGTGGACTGGCTGGTGGAGGTTGGGGAAGAATATAAGCTTCGAGCAGAGACCCTGTATCTGGCTGTCAACTTCCTGGACAGGTTCCTTTCATGTATGTCTGTTCTGAGAGGGAAATTGCAGCTCGTGGGAACAGCAGCTATTCTTTTGGCTTC GAAATATGAAGAGATATATCCTCCTGAAGTAGACGAGTTTGTCTATATCACTGATGATACATACACAAAACGACAACTGTTAAAAATGGAACACTTGCTTCTGAAAGTTCTAGCTTTTGATCTGACAGTGCCAACCACCAACCAATTTCTCCTTCAGTACTTGAGGCGACAAGGAGTGTGCGTCAGGACTGAGAACCTGGCTAAG TATGTAGCAGAGCTGAGTCTACTTGAAGCAGACCCATTCTTGAAATATCTTCCTTCATTGATAGCTGCAGCAGCTTTTTGCCTGGCAAACTACACTGTGAACAAGCACTTTTGG CCGGAAACCCTTGCTGCATTTACAGGGTATTCATTAAGTGAAATTGTGCCTTGCCTGAGTGAGCTTCATAAAGCGTACCTTGATATACCCCATCGACCTCAGCAAGCAATTAGGGAGAAGTACAAGGCTTCAAA GTACCTGCGTGTGTCCCTCATGGAGCCACCTTCAGTTCTTCTTCTACAATAA
- the CCNA1 gene encoding cyclin-A1 isoform X5 yields MHCSNPKNGVVLATVARGPRGPDACQILTRAPLGQDPPQRTVLGLLTENGQYRRTCGQGITRIRCYSGSENAFPPAGKKALPDCGVQEPPKQGFDIYMDELEQRDGDSCSGREGMAFEDVYEVDTSTLKSDLHFLLDFNTVSPMLVDSSLLSQSEEISSLGTDVTNVTEYAEEIYQYLREAEIRHRPKAHYMKKQPDITEDMRTILVDWLVEVGEEYKLRAETLYLAVNFLDRFLSCMSVLRGKLQLVGTAAILLASKYEEIYPPEVDEFVYITDDTYTKRQLLKMEHLLLKVLAFDLTVPTTNQFLLQYLRRQGVCVRTENLAKYVAELSLLEADPFLKYLPSLIAAAAFCLANYTVNKHFWPETLAAFTGYSLSEIVPCLSELHKAYLDIPHRPQQAIREKYKASKYLRVSLMEPPSVLLLQ; encoded by the exons ATGCACTGCAGCAACCCCAAGAATGGAGTTGTGCTGGCTACAGTGGCCCGAGGTCCCAGAGGTCCCGATGCTTGTCAGATACTCACCAGAGCCCCGCTGGGCCAGGATCCCCCGCAGAGGACAGTGCTAGGGCTGCTAACTGAAAATGGACAGTACAGGAGGACCTGTGGCCAG GGGATCACAAGAATCAGGTGTTATTCTGGATCAGAAAATGCCTTCCCTCCAGCTGGAAAGAAAGCGCTCCCTGACTGTGGGGTCCAAGAGCCCCCCAAGCAAGGGTTCGACATCTACATGGATGAACTAGAGCAGAGGGACGGAGACAGCTGTTCGGGCAGAGAGGGGATGGCGTTTGAGGATGTGTATGAAGTAGACACCAGCACACTCAAGTCAGACCTGCACTTCCTGCTGGATTTCAACACAG TTTCTCCTATGCTGGTAGATTCATCTCTGCTCTCCCAGTCTGAAGAGATATCCAGTCTTGGCACAGATGTGACAAATGTGACTGAATATGCTGAAGAAATTTATCAGTACCTTAGGGAAGCTGAA ATAAGGCACAGACCCAAAGCACACTACATGAAGAAGCAGCCGGACATCACGGAAGACATGCGCACGATTCTGGTGGACTGGCTGGTGGAGGTTGGGGAAGAATATAAGCTTCGAGCAGAGACCCTGTATCTGGCTGTCAACTTCCTGGACAGGTTCCTTTCATGTATGTCTGTTCTGAGAGGGAAATTGCAGCTCGTGGGAACAGCAGCTATTCTTTTGGCTTC GAAATATGAAGAGATATATCCTCCTGAAGTAGACGAGTTTGTCTATATCACTGATGATACATACACAAAACGACAACTGTTAAAAATGGAACACTTGCTTCTGAAAGTTCTAGCTTTTGATCTGACAGTGCCAACCACCAACCAATTTCTCCTTCAGTACTTGAGGCGACAAGGAGTGTGCGTCAGGACTGAGAACCTGGCTAAG TATGTAGCAGAGCTGAGTCTACTTGAAGCAGACCCATTCTTGAAATATCTTCCTTCATTGATAGCTGCAGCAGCTTTTTGCCTGGCAAACTACACTGTGAACAAGCACTTTTGG CCGGAAACCCTTGCTGCATTTACAGGGTATTCATTAAGTGAAATTGTGCCTTGCCTGAGTGAGCTTCATAAAGCGTACCTTGATATACCCCATCGACCTCAGCAAGCAATTAGGGAGAAGTACAAGGCTTCAAA GTACCTGCGTGTGTCCCTCATGGAGCCACCTTCAGTTCTTCTTCTACAATAA